The genomic region CACCGAGCTGGGCGAGCGCCTCTTCGTGCAGCGCATCGCCGGCATGGTCTACCCGGAGGCGCGCGCCCTGGTGCGGGCCCACCAGCGCGCCGGCCACACCCTGGTGCTGGCCTCGTCGGCGACCCGCTACCAGGCGGGCCCGCTGGCCGAGGACCTCGGCTTCGACCACCTGCTCTGCTCGCAGGTCGAGGTGGAGCGCGGCATCATCACCGGCAACCTCCAGGGGGAGGTGCTCTGGGGGGAGGGCAAGGCGCGGGGGGTCCGCGAGCTGGCACGGCGCCTCAAGCTCGACCTCGACGCCAGCTACGGCTACGCCAACGGCGACGAGGACGTTCCCTTCCTCGAGACCGTGGGCAACCCCCGCCCGCTCAACCCCCAGGACGGGCTGCGGCGGACGGCGATGCGCCGGGGCTGGCCGGTGGTGCGCTTCGCCGACCGCGGCCGCCCCGGCGCGGAGCAGCTGCTCCGCACCGGGGCGGCGCTCACCGGGCTCGCCGCCGCCGGGGCGGTGGGCGCCGGCCTCGGGCTGCTCAACGGCAGCCGGCGCCAGGCCGCGAACCTGGCCACCTCGGTGGGCTCGGACGTCGCCCTGGCGCTCGCCGGGGTGCGGCTGAACGTCACCGGCGAGGAGCACCTCTGGAGCCACCGCCCCGCGGTCTTCGTCTTCAACCACCAGAGCTCGATGGACGTGCCCATCGTCGCCAACCTGGTCCGCCGCGACCTCACCGGGGTGGCGAAGAAGGAGGCGTCGCGCGACCCCCGCTTCGCCCTCCTCGGCATGGTCGCCGGGGTCGCCTACGTCGAGCGGGGCAACACGGAGCAGGCCCGGGCGGCGCTCGCCCCCGCGGTGGAGAAGCTCCGCGCGGGCATCTCGCTGGCGATCGCCCCGGAGGGCACCCGGTCGGTGACCCCGCGGCTGGGCCGCTTCAAGAAGGGCGCCTTCCACGTGGCGATGCAGGCCGGCGTCCCGATCGTGCCGATCGTGATCCGCAACGCCGGCGAGGTGATGTGGCGGGGCTCGTTCCTGGTGCGGCCGGGCACCGTCGACGTCGCCGTCCTCCCCCCCATCGCCACCCGGGACTGGGGGGTCGAGGACCTGCCCGGCCACGTCGCCGACCTCGAGCGCCGCTACCGCGAGACCCTCGACGACTGGCCCGACGGGCGCCGCGATCTGCCCGGCCGCGCCCGGCGCCGGCCACCGGCGCGGCTCGAGGTGGCGGTGGAGCCGCCGGGCGGCAACGGGGCCGCCGCCCCGGTCAGGCGTAGAGCGACTCGATCTCCGCGGCGTACTTCTCCGCGATCGGCCGGCGCTTCAGCTTCATCGTCGGAGTGAGCTCGACGCCGCCGGGCTCCCAGGCATCGGGGAGCACGGCGAAGCGCTTGATCTGCTCGACCCGCGAGAGCCGCTGATTGGCGGCCGCGACCGCCTCCTCGAGGGCGGCGCGCACCCGCGGATCGGCGGCCAGGGCGTCCAGGGTGGCGCCGTCGACACCCTGGGTGGCCGCCCAGGAGGCGGCGCCGTCGGGGTCGAGCACCAGCAGCGCGGTGTTGAACGGGCGGCGGTCGCCGATACACACCGCCTGGCCGATCAGCGGGCTGGCGGTCTTCAGGGTGCTCTCGATGTTGGCCGGCGACATGTTCTTGCCGGCGGCGTTGATGATCAGCTCCTTCTTCCGGTCGACGATGCTGATGTAGCCCTCGGTGTCGATGGTGGCGATGTCGCCGGTGTGGAGCCAGCCCTCGGCGTCGATCGCCTCGGCGGACTTCTCCGGCTCGTTGCGGTAGCCGCGCATCACGGTGTCGCCGCGGACCAGCAGCTCGCCGTCGTCCGCCAGGCGCACGTGGACGCCGCTGAGGGCCACTCCGACGGTGCCGATGCGGGCCCGCCCGGGGACGTTGATGGTGCCGCAGCAGGAGACCTCCGACATCCCCCAG from Candidatus Dormiibacterota bacterium harbors:
- a CDS encoding HAD-IB family hydrolase, which produces MSGLAARIAEVEAGPKGPGVGAFFDFDGTLIAGYSATVFYLDRLLKRQVSPRELASTLIAGAEMSLRGSDVTGLMRIAARAMAGHSEDELTELGERLFVQRIAGMVYPEARALVRAHQRAGHTLVLASSATRYQAGPLAEDLGFDHLLCSQVEVERGIITGNLQGEVLWGEGKARGVRELARRLKLDLDASYGYANGDEDVPFLETVGNPRPLNPQDGLRRTAMRRGWPVVRFADRGRPGAEQLLRTGAALTGLAAAGAVGAGLGLLNGSRRQAANLATSVGSDVALALAGVRLNVTGEEHLWSHRPAVFVFNHQSSMDVPIVANLVRRDLTGVAKKEASRDPRFALLGMVAGVAYVERGNTEQARAALAPAVEKLRAGISLAIAPEGTRSVTPRLGRFKKGAFHVAMQAGVPIVPIVIRNAGEVMWRGSFLVRPGTVDVAVLPPIATRDWGVEDLPGHVADLERRYRETLDDWPDGRRDLPGRARRRPPARLEVAVEPPGGNGAAAPVRRRATRSPRRTSPRSAGASASSSE